A window from Lachnoanaerobaculum umeaense encodes these proteins:
- the ispH gene encoding 4-hydroxy-3-methylbut-2-enyl diphosphate reductase, which translates to MKVKLAKSAGFCFGVEKAVNTVYEEAKKGDEIVYTLGPIIHNEEVVKDMKKRGVESVKIEDLDSLPKGTVIIRSHGVSRDIYNFVKQSGHRVVDATCPFVKKIHAIVSVQSGKGNTVVIIGNPEHPEVMGIKGWGDENTYAVENIEQFINLKLKKDKEIIIVAQTTFNHKKFKEIIDKISLLGYDVRCFNTICNATQERQVEAKNIASNVDAMIVIGDKKSSNTGKLVEICQEECRNTVFIQTLEDLDYDALLSVDSVGITAGASTPKHIIEEVQNIVRSKF; encoded by the coding sequence ATGAAAGTAAAATTAGCAAAAAGTGCCGGATTTTGCTTTGGAGTGGAAAAAGCGGTAAATACCGTATATGAAGAAGCTAAAAAAGGTGATGAAATAGTATATACTCTTGGACCTATAATTCACAATGAAGAAGTAGTGAAGGATATGAAAAAAAGAGGAGTGGAATCTGTGAAGATAGAAGATCTGGATTCACTACCAAAGGGTACAGTAATCATTCGTTCACATGGTGTAAGTAGAGATATATACAATTTTGTAAAGCAGAGTGGACATAGGGTAGTGGATGCTACCTGTCCGTTTGTAAAGAAAATACATGCCATAGTATCAGTGCAAAGCGGTAAGGGCAATACTGTAGTAATAATTGGAAACCCGGAACATCCTGAGGTAATGGGAATAAAGGGTTGGGGTGATGAAAATACATATGCAGTAGAAAACATCGAACAATTTATAAATTTAAAATTAAAAAAAGATAAAGAAATAATAATCGTAGCTCAAACGACATTTAATCATAAAAAATTTAAAGAAATCATTGATAAAATATCACTTTTGGGTTATGATGTAAGATGTTTTAATACAATTTGCAATGCAACACAGGAAAGACAAGTTGAGGCGAAAAATATAGCATCAAATGTGGACGCCATGATAGTTATTGGAGACAAAAAAAGTTCCAATACAGGCAAGCTTGTGGAAATATGTCAGGAAGAATGTAGGAATACAGTATTTATTCAAACTCTTGAGGACCTGGATTATGATGCTTTACTTTCTGTGGATAGTGTAGGTATTACGGCAGGGGCGTCAACCCCAAAACATATCATTGAGGAGGTTCAAAATATTGTCAGATCTAAGTTTTGA
- a CDS encoding BaiN/RdsA family NAD(P)/FAD-dependent oxidoreductase — protein sequence MAKVIIIGGGAAGMIAAYSAALTSKQVILLEKNEKLGKKIFITGKGRCNLTNASDMNTVMENVVSNKRFLFSAFKNFTNKDIMNLVENNGTKLKIERGNRVFPVSDHSSDIIRSLENAIRDLHVDIRLNTKVNELIIENDRCIGVVIGKNKIMADAVIVATGGMSYQATGSDGDGYRFAKEAGLSVSKLYPSLVPFNIEGERIKALQGLSLKNIHAYIYNDKKLLYDEFGEMLFTHFGVSGPVIISASAIIGNKNIKGYRLSIDLKPALDEEKLDERILRDFAEQKNKQLKNSLNKLFPAKLIDEVIYQSKVDPEKKVNLLTKEERHSLVHATKNLEYIISSTRGFNEAIITKGGVEVSQINPKTMESKKIKGLFFAGEVLDLDAFTGGYNLQIAWSTGYVAGEGAGNEQYSD from the coding sequence ATGGCAAAAGTAATAATTATAGGCGGAGGTGCGGCAGGAATGATAGCAGCATACTCCGCTGCTTTAACATCAAAGCAAGTAATATTATTAGAGAAAAATGAAAAGCTTGGTAAAAAGATATTTATTACAGGTAAGGGTAGATGTAATCTAACAAATGCTTCAGACATGAATACAGTAATGGAAAATGTTGTGAGTAATAAAAGATTTTTATTTAGTGCTTTTAAAAATTTCACAAATAAAGACATTATGAATCTTGTGGAGAACAATGGCACAAAGCTTAAAATTGAAAGAGGAAATAGAGTATTTCCGGTCAGCGATCATTCATCAGATATAATAAGGTCACTTGAAAATGCCATAAGAGATTTGCATGTAGATATAAGATTGAATACAAAGGTGAATGAGCTGATAATAGAAAATGACAGATGTATAGGTGTAGTAATCGGAAAAAATAAAATCATGGCGGATGCTGTAATAGTTGCTACAGGTGGAATGTCATATCAGGCTACAGGCTCCGATGGTGATGGATACAGATTTGCCAAAGAAGCCGGTTTAAGTGTAAGCAAGCTCTATCCTTCTTTAGTTCCTTTTAACATAGAGGGTGAGAGAATAAAAGCATTACAAGGCCTTTCATTAAAAAATATACATGCATATATCTACAATGATAAAAAATTACTATATGATGAATTTGGCGAAATGCTTTTTACACATTTTGGGGTAAGTGGACCTGTAATAATATCCGCATCAGCAATTATAGGAAACAAGAATATAAAAGGATACCGACTAAGCATTGATTTAAAGCCGGCTCTGGATGAGGAAAAGCTTGATGAGAGGATACTTAGAGATTTTGCAGAGCAAAAGAACAAGCAATTAAAGAATTCTTTAAATAAGCTCTTTCCTGCAAAGCTGATTGATGAAGTAATATATCAGAGTAAGGTAGATCCGGAAAAGAAGGTTAACTTACTTACAAAAGAGGAAAGACATAGTTTGGTCCATGCTACAAAAAATTTAGAGTATATCATAAGCTCTACAAGAGGATTTAATGAGGCAATAATAACAAAAGGTGGAGTAGAAGTTTCACAAATTAATCCTAAGACTATGGAGTCAAAAAAAATAAAAGGTTTATTTTTTGCCGGAGAGGTACTGGATTTGGATGCTTTTACAGGTGGTTATAATCTTCAGATAGCATGGTCAACAGGATATGTGGCAGGAGAAGGAGCAGGAAATGAACAGTATAGCGATTGA
- a CDS encoding sigma-70 domain-containing protein, translating into MKDKTVLEMYLEDMKNIKPINEAELETLLEALKRGDNNARNRLIEGHMMYATELIQPFVGCGQEITDLISESHLALTIAVGEYKNGDFKYQVKSHIEKRLNEIIDEENNAKKASDELTDRVNDLIEASSALAQEYGREATVEELADRLLIPQDEVEELLKISLNAINLDENI; encoded by the coding sequence GTGAAGGATAAGACAGTTCTTGAGATGTATCTTGAGGATATGAAAAATATAAAGCCAATTAATGAAGCAGAGCTTGAGACTTTGCTTGAAGCATTAAAGCGTGGTGATAATAATGCAAGAAATAGGCTTATAGAAGGGCATATGATGTATGCTACAGAGCTAATACAGCCATTTGTAGGATGTGGACAAGAGATAACAGATTTGATAAGTGAGAGTCATTTGGCACTCACTATAGCTGTGGGAGAATATAAAAACGGTGATTTTAAGTATCAAGTAAAATCCCACATAGAAAAAAGATTGAATGAAATAATTGATGAAGAAAATAATGCAAAGAAGGCTTCTGATGAGTTAACCGATAGGGTAAACGATTTGATTGAAGCTTCAAGTGCTTTGGCACAAGAGTATGGAAGAGAAGCTACTGTAGAAGAGCTTGCAGACAGACTTTTGATACCACAGGATGAGGTGGAAGAACTTTTAAAAATCAGTCTAAATGCAATTAATTTAGATGAAAATATTTAA
- the cmk gene encoding (d)CMP kinase: MNSIAIDGPAGAGKSSIAKALSKRLGYIYIDTGAMYRAVALFFLDEGVKDSEDSRIESLLEKLDISIKYEDGTQKVFLNGVDVSDKLRLEQIGKLASKFSAIGSVREKLVALQRKLAKKENVVMDGRDIGTVVLPNADLKIYLSASSKVRAKRRYLELLEKGNTDLDINLIEDEIIKRDEADMNREISPLKQAEDAYYLDSSDMTLEEVVSKILSMVKEEK; encoded by the coding sequence ATGAACAGTATAGCGATTGATGGACCGGCAGGTGCAGGCAAATCAAGTATAGCAAAGGCTCTGAGCAAAAGACTGGGATATATTTATATAGATACAGGAGCTATGTATAGGGCAGTAGCACTTTTCTTTTTAGATGAAGGTGTTAAAGATAGTGAAGATAGCAGAATAGAAAGTCTTTTAGAAAAGCTTGATATCAGTATAAAGTATGAAGATGGCACACAGAAAGTTTTTCTAAACGGAGTGGATGTTAGTGACAAGCTTAGGCTTGAACAGATAGGTAAGTTGGCAAGCAAATTCAGTGCAATAGGTAGTGTAAGAGAGAAGCTTGTGGCACTTCAAAGAAAGCTTGCCAAAAAAGAAAATGTGGTAATGGACGGTAGAGATATAGGTACTGTAGTACTTCCAAATGCCGATTTGAAGATATACTTAAGTGCAAGTTCAAAAGTCAGGGCCAAAAGAAGATATTTGGAGCTTTTGGAAAAGGGAAATACAGATTTGGATATTAACTTGATAGAGGATGAAATAATAAAAAGAGATGAGGCTGATATGAATAGAGAGATATCACCTCTAAAACAGGCAGAAGATGCCTATTATCTTGATTCATCAGATATGACACTTGAAGAGGTGGTATCAAAGATACTGTCAATGGTAAAAGAGGAAAAATGA
- a CDS encoding aspartate kinase, whose amino-acid sequence MIKVVKFGGSSLASAHQFKKVGDIIKADKSRRFVVPSAPGKRNSKDEKVTDLLYETYDAAVEGGAYKKKFEKIKARYEEIIDGLALDLNLEHEFAKIEEQFLNKAGREYAASRGEYLNGIIMAKYLGMEFVDPAEMIFFFEDGTFDAEATNKEVAERLEKVQKAVIPGFYGSDHSGKIRTFSRGGSDITGSIIARGIKADMYENWTDVSGFLVADPRIIQNPETIESITYKELRELAYMGASVLHEDAIFPVRKEGIPINIRNTNKPEDKGTMIVESTCKSSKFTITGIAGKKGFCAINVDKAMMNAEVGFCARVLDVFAQNNISIEHMPSGIDTMTVLVHQSEFEEHEQQIVSGIHRAVGPDTVEMESGLALIAIVGRGMKANRGTAGRIFAALAHARVNVKMIDQGSSELNIIVGVKENDFETTIKAIYDMFVKSVS is encoded by the coding sequence ATGATAAAAGTAGTAAAATTTGGTGGCAGCTCACTTGCCAGTGCACATCAATTTAAAAAAGTGGGAGACATAATAAAGGCTGATAAATCAAGAAGATTTGTAGTTCCATCCGCACCGGGAAAGAGAAATTCCAAGGATGAGAAAGTAACCGACCTTTTATACGAGACATATGATGCAGCTGTAGAAGGTGGTGCATATAAGAAAAAGTTTGAAAAGATCAAAGCAAGATATGAGGAGATAATAGATGGACTTGCACTTGATTTGAATCTTGAACATGAGTTTGCAAAGATCGAGGAGCAATTTTTAAATAAGGCCGGAAGAGAGTACGCAGCCTCAAGAGGCGAGTATTTAAATGGTATTATAATGGCAAAGTATCTTGGAATGGAATTTGTGGATCCCGCAGAGATGATATTCTTCTTTGAAGATGGCACATTTGACGCAGAGGCTACAAATAAAGAGGTTGCTGAAAGACTTGAGAAAGTACAAAAGGCTGTAATACCGGGATTTTACGGTAGTGACCACTCAGGAAAAATCAGAACATTTTCAAGAGGCGGTTCAGATATAACAGGCTCTATAATTGCCAGAGGTATTAAGGCAGATATGTATGAGAACTGGACAGATGTATCGGGATTTTTAGTGGCAGATCCAAGAATTATACAAAATCCTGAGACTATAGAATCAATAACATATAAGGAGCTTAGAGAGCTCGCATATATGGGTGCTTCAGTACTTCATGAGGATGCAATCTTCCCTGTAAGAAAAGAGGGTATTCCTATCAATATCAGAAATACCAATAAGCCGGAAGATAAGGGTACAATGATTGTAGAGAGTACTTGCAAGAGTTCTAAATTTACTATAACAGGTATCGCCGGAAAGAAGGGATTTTGTGCCATAAATGTAGATAAGGCAATGATGAATGCAGAAGTAGGTTTTTGTGCAAGAGTTTTGGATGTTTTTGCACAGAATAATATATCTATAGAGCATATGCCTTCAGGTATTGATACTATGACCGTACTTGTACATCAGTCAGAATTTGAAGAGCATGAACAGCAGATAGTTTCAGGTATACACAGAGCTGTAGGCCCTGACACTGTAGAAATGGAATCGGGACTTGCGCTTATAGCTATAGTTGGTAGAGGTATGAAGGCAAACAGAGGTACTGCAGGAAGAATTTTTGCTGCACTTGCACATGCCAGAGTCAATGTAAAGATGATAGACCAGGGTTCATCAGAGCTTAATATCATTGTAGGTGTTAAAGAAAATGACTTTGAAACAACTATAAAGGCTATATATGATATGTTTGTAAAATCGGTATCTTAA
- a CDS encoding DUF5721 family protein, whose translation MEAFEVLDVKEFTKNLFMTDLFDKFNVVEAEFLTFVKFDIIGKLNKSYFDEEENRDFCTWSEIRPICFEIIKGKRTPTSFKLVFKFSNEFTKKWIAEMFSKDVDADMYLNIRYSDKKLNLISSFSPKNFLLERDILHTFDVYVKEMFKKINITLVGAGSEG comes from the coding sequence ATGGAGGCATTTGAGGTTTTAGATGTAAAAGAATTTACAAAGAATCTTTTTATGACAGATTTATTTGATAAGTTCAATGTGGTAGAAGCAGAATTCCTTACCTTTGTAAAATTTGATATTATCGGAAAGCTTAATAAGTCTTATTTTGATGAGGAGGAAAACAGGGATTTTTGTACTTGGAGTGAAATAAGGCCTATTTGTTTTGAGATAATAAAGGGAAAAAGGACTCCTACATCTTTTAAGTTGGTATTTAAGTTTTCAAATGAATTTACTAAAAAGTGGATTGCAGAAATGTTTTCAAAGGATGTAGATGCAGATATGTACTTGAATATCAGATATTCTGATAAGAAATTGAATCTAATTAGCTCATTTTCCCCAAAAAACTTTTTACTTGAAAGAGATATTTTGCATACTTTTGATGTATATGTAAAAGAAATGTTCAAAAAAATAAATATAACATTAGTGGGAGCGGGAAGTGAAGGATAA
- a CDS encoding phosphoribosylformylglycinamidine synthase, translating into MGVRRIYVEKKPKFAIRANELLGELRSYLGLKSLDNVRVLVRYDIENISDGDYKRSLGTIFSEPPLDIYYESKFLHFEGDFYFTVEYLPGQFDQRADSAIQCVKLLGSEDDINIRSATTYIFSGQFSEADKESIRNYCINPVDSRIADESIPETLKIDFEMPEDVDSIEGFITMDEEALRECYKSLSLAMTFDDFKFIQDYFKKDENRNPSITEIRVLDTYWSDHCRHTTFSTWIKDVSFEEGFFGVPVKESYERYLNDRKVLYKDKKDKKICLMDIALLAMKKLKAENILTDVEESDEINACSIVAPILVDGKKEEWLINFKNETHNHPTEIEPFGGAATCLGGAIRDPLSGRTYVYQAMRITGAADPTLPIEKTMQGKLPQRKIVTGAAHGYSSYGNQIGLATGYVKEVYHPNYVAKRMEIGAVMGAAKRANVIRKTSDPGDIIVLLGGRTGRDGIGGATGSSKVHKTDSIMTAGAEVQKGNAPTERKIQRLFKRPEVTILIKKCNDFGAGGVSVAIGELADGLIIDLDKVPKKYAGLDGTELAISESQERMAVVLSPESVEEFCKYAEEENLETSIVAKVLEEKRLQMTWRGKTIVDLSRAFLDTNGATSTTDVYVKAPNEAENPFEYNNTEKNIEKRWLETVSDLNVASQKGLVEMFDSSIGAKSVLMPYGGKYQLSETQSMVAKLPLLDEESDAVTIMSYGFDPYLSSWSPYHGAMYAIVSSLSKIVAAGGDYKKVHFTFQEYFRRMAESSTWGEPLSALLGAYEAQMKLGLASIGGKDSMSGSFNDINVPPTLVSFAVAVGDNKNIISTELKKAGNKLYFVKLKRDKYDLPDFEYLKRIYSDIQTDITNKKIVSAFVLERNGIAEAVSKMCFGNMLGVSLKADEEILFSPEFGGFVLESESELDFEGVSYLGEVIKEPKIIVNTEEVSLDKILENWKKPLESVFPSVEESLNKEVLEDKIYRAESIYIAKEKNALPRVFIPVMPGTNCEYDSIRAFRRAGAIAEAFVFRNISPLSIKESIEKYKNEIRNSQIIMFPGGFSAGDEPDGSAKFFATVFRNEVLKKEIEDLLLRDGLILGICNGFQTLIKLGLLPDGKIKEQEELSATLATNTIGRHISKMAYLKVVSNKSPWLMNANLGDVYANPVSHGEGRFVAPKERIDELFKNGQVATRYVDLNGKPTMCGEYNPNGSYAAIEGISSIDGRIYGKMAHSERREKGVAINIFAKQDLQIFESGVKYFR; encoded by the coding sequence ATGGGCGTTAGAAGGATTTATGTAGAGAAGAAGCCAAAATTTGCTATTAGAGCAAATGAACTTTTGGGAGAGCTTAGGAGTTATCTGGGATTAAAAAGCCTTGATAATGTGAGGGTCTTGGTAAGATATGATATTGAAAACATATCGGATGGAGATTATAAAAGAAGCCTGGGTACTATATTTTCTGAACCACCACTGGATATCTATTATGAGAGTAAATTCTTACATTTTGAAGGCGATTTTTACTTTACTGTAGAGTATTTGCCCGGACAGTTTGATCAAAGAGCAGATTCTGCAATACAATGTGTGAAATTACTTGGAAGTGAAGATGATATAAATATTCGCTCAGCTACGACTTATATTTTTTCAGGTCAGTTTAGTGAAGCCGATAAGGAAAGCATAAGAAATTACTGCATAAATCCTGTAGACTCAAGGATAGCTGATGAGTCTATACCCGAAACTTTAAAAATAGATTTTGAAATGCCTGAGGATGTAGATTCTATAGAGGGCTTTATAACTATGGACGAAGAAGCTTTGCGAGAATGTTATAAGAGCCTTTCGTTAGCTATGACATTTGATGACTTTAAATTTATACAAGATTATTTTAAAAAAGATGAAAATAGAAATCCCTCTATCACTGAGATAAGAGTATTGGATACATATTGGTCAGACCACTGTAGACATACTACTTTTTCCACTTGGATAAAAGATGTGAGCTTTGAGGAGGGATTTTTTGGCGTTCCAGTAAAAGAATCCTATGAAAGATATCTAAATGACAGAAAGGTCCTTTATAAGGACAAAAAGGATAAGAAAATTTGCCTGATGGATATTGCACTTTTGGCCATGAAGAAGCTTAAGGCCGAAAATATTCTTACTGATGTAGAGGAAAGTGATGAGATAAATGCCTGCTCAATTGTTGCACCTATTTTGGTGGATGGCAAAAAAGAGGAGTGGCTTATAAATTTTAAGAATGAAACTCATAACCACCCTACAGAGATAGAGCCATTTGGTGGGGCGGCAACCTGCCTTGGAGGTGCTATAAGAGATCCGCTCTCAGGAAGAACTTATGTTTATCAGGCCATGAGAATTACAGGCGCTGCAGATCCTACATTGCCTATTGAAAAGACAATGCAGGGTAAACTTCCACAAAGAAAGATAGTAACAGGAGCCGCACATGGATATTCATCATATGGCAATCAGATAGGTCTGGCTACAGGATATGTAAAAGAAGTTTATCATCCAAACTATGTTGCAAAGAGAATGGAGATCGGAGCGGTAATGGGAGCCGCAAAGAGAGCAAATGTTATTAGAAAAACTTCTGATCCGGGTGATATCATAGTACTTCTTGGAGGTAGAACAGGAAGAGACGGCATAGGAGGTGCTACAGGTTCAAGTAAAGTTCACAAGACTGATTCTATAATGACTGCAGGTGCGGAGGTACAAAAGGGTAATGCACCTACTGAGAGAAAGATACAAAGGCTTTTTAAAAGACCTGAGGTGACAATACTTATAAAGAAATGCAACGACTTTGGTGCAGGTGGAGTGTCTGTTGCAATAGGAGAACTTGCAGACGGACTGATTATTGATCTTGATAAAGTGCCTAAAAAATATGCAGGACTTGACGGTACAGAGCTTGCAATCTCTGAATCACAGGAGAGAATGGCTGTGGTACTCTCACCTGAATCAGTGGAGGAATTTTGCAAATATGCAGAGGAAGAAAATCTTGAAACCAGTATTGTAGCAAAAGTTTTGGAAGAAAAAAGGCTGCAAATGACATGGCGAGGTAAAACTATAGTCGATTTATCAAGAGCATTTCTTGATACAAACGGTGCTACCTCCACAACAGATGTTTATGTAAAAGCTCCAAATGAAGCAGAAAATCCTTTTGAATACAATAATACAGAAAAAAACATAGAAAAAAGATGGCTGGAAACAGTGTCTGATTTGAATGTAGCTTCACAAAAGGGACTTGTTGAGATGTTTGACTCAAGTATAGGAGCAAAGAGTGTACTCATGCCATATGGAGGAAAATATCAGCTTTCAGAGACTCAGAGTATGGTAGCCAAGCTGCCGCTTTTGGATGAAGAAAGTGATGCGGTTACCATTATGAGCTATGGTTTTGATCCGTATCTGTCAAGCTGGAGCCCATACCATGGGGCAATGTATGCTATAGTCAGTTCTTTAAGTAAAATTGTAGCAGCAGGTGGAGACTATAAAAAAGTACATTTTACTTTCCAAGAATACTTTAGAAGAATGGCTGAGAGCTCTACCTGGGGAGAGCCGCTGTCAGCACTTCTTGGAGCTTATGAAGCACAGATGAAGCTTGGACTTGCGTCCATAGGTGGTAAAGATTCAATGTCGGGTTCATTTAATGATATAAATGTACCTCCTACCTTGGTTTCTTTTGCAGTGGCAGTAGGTGATAATAAAAATATTATATCTACAGAGCTAAAAAAAGCAGGAAATAAGCTCTACTTCGTAAAATTAAAGAGAGATAAATATGATCTTCCTGATTTTGAATATTTAAAGAGAATATACAGTGATATTCAAACAGACATAACAAATAAAAAAATAGTAAGTGCATTTGTTTTGGAGAGAAATGGAATAGCAGAGGCTGTTTCAAAGATGTGCTTTGGAAATATGTTAGGTGTAAGCCTTAAAGCGGACGAAGAGATTTTGTTTAGTCCGGAGTTTGGAGGCTTTGTGCTGGAATCCGAATCAGAACTTGATTTTGAAGGAGTAAGTTATCTTGGAGAGGTAATTAAAGAGCCAAAGATCATAGTAAATACAGAAGAGGTTTCGCTTGATAAGATATTGGAAAACTGGAAAAAACCTCTTGAGAGTGTATTCCCATCAGTAGAGGAGTCTTTAAATAAAGAGGTACTTGAAGATAAAATATATAGGGCTGAGAGTATTTATATTGCAAAAGAAAAAAATGCTCTACCAAGAGTATTCATTCCTGTTATGCCGGGAACTAACTGCGAGTATGATTCAATAAGAGCATTTAGAAGAGCCGGTGCAATTGCGGAGGCATTTGTATTTAGAAACATTTCACCTCTGTCTATAAAGGAATCTATTGAGAAATATAAAAATGAAATAAGAAATTCACAGATAATAATGTTCCCGGGCGGATTTTCTGCGGGTGATGAGCCTGATGGTTCTGCAAAGTTTTTTGCTACAGTTTTCAGAAATGAAGTTTTGAAAAAAGAAATTGAAGATTTGCTTTTGAGAGACGGTCTGATACTTGGAATTTGCAATGGCTTCCAGACACTTATAAAGCTTGGACTTTTACCTGACGGAAAAATAAAGGAGCAGGAGGAGCTTTCAGCAACTCTGGCTACAAATACTATCGGCAGACATATTTCAAAAATGGCATATCTTAAGGTGGTAAGTAATAAATCACCATGGCTTATGAATGCAAATCTTGGAGATGTGTATGCAAATCCGGTTTCACATGGAGAGGGAAGATTTGTAGCCCCAAAAGAAAGAATTGATGAGCTGTTTAAAAATGGTCAGGTAGCTACAAGATATGTGGATTTAAATGGAAAGCCTACTATGTGTGGTGAGTACAATCCAAATGGTTCTTATGCAGCTATTGAGGGTATTAGCAGCATTGATGGAAGAATATATGGCAAAATGGCCCACTCTGAAAGAAGAGAAAAAGGTGTTGCTATAAATATTTTTGCAAAACAGGACTTGCAAATCTTTGAATCTGGTGTAAAATATTTCAGATAA
- a CDS encoding 6-phosphofructokinase: MEEKKNLIVGQSGGPTAAINSSLAGVYSGAKHYGIKKVYGMRHGIEGLLAEKIIDLDDTLDSTFNIELLKRTPSSYLGSCRYKLPKPEAGNEIYKKIFEILEKYNIGMLVYIGGNDSMDTIQKLSEYASMISSSIRFIGVPKTIDNDLPVTDHTPGFGSAAKYIATSISEIVRDSNVYDLKSVTFVEIMGRNAGWLTAASALAQNKFNDGPDFILLPEIGLDLKGFIKVLDNKLAEKNNIVVAVSEGIKDQNGNYISEDEGNVDAFGHKMLSGTSDFMAKIVKTELGVKTRAIEINTLQRAAAHLQSKTDIDEAFNIGFLGVKAGIEGETGVMMYFDRVSDAPYLSIIRKCDINLVANIEKEIPRGWISEDGFGVNEKFIEYAKPLIMGELSNIVCDGIQSHISSLK, translated from the coding sequence ATGGAAGAGAAAAAAAATTTGATTGTAGGACAGTCAGGCGGACCTACAGCAGCTATCAATTCGTCTTTGGCAGGGGTGTATTCAGGGGCAAAGCATTACGGTATCAAAAAAGTATATGGAATGAGGCATGGTATTGAGGGATTATTGGCAGAAAAAATAATAGACCTTGATGATACACTTGATTCCACATTTAATATTGAACTTTTGAAGAGAACACCAAGTTCATATCTCGGTTCTTGCAGGTATAAATTGCCAAAGCCTGAGGCAGGAAATGAGATTTACAAGAAAATCTTTGAAATACTGGAAAAATATAATATCGGAATGCTGGTTTATATAGGTGGAAATGATTCAATGGACACTATACAAAAGCTTTCAGAGTATGCAAGTATGATTAGCAGTAGTATAAGATTTATAGGAGTTCCAAAGACTATTGATAATGATTTGCCTGTAACAGATCATACTCCGGGATTTGGAAGTGCTGCAAAATATATTGCTACATCTATTTCTGAGATAGTAAGAGATTCAAATGTGTATGATTTAAAGAGTGTTACTTTTGTGGAAATAATGGGAAGAAATGCCGGATGGCTTACTGCGGCTTCGGCATTGGCTCAAAATAAATTCAATGACGGTCCGGACTTTATATTATTACCGGAGATAGGACTGGATCTGAAAGGTTTTATAAAGGTACTTGATAACAAATTGGCTGAAAAAAACAATATTGTAGTGGCTGTATCTGAGGGCATAAAGGATCAGAATGGAAATTATATAAGTGAGGATGAAGGAAATGTAGACGCATTTGGACATAAGATGCTTTCAGGAACTTCTGACTTCATGGCAAAAATAGTAAAAACTGAATTAGGTGTAAAGACTAGAGCTATTGAGATAAACACATTGCAAAGAGCTGCTGCACATCTACAAAGTAAGACTGATATAGACGAGGCATTTAATATCGGATTTTTGGGGGTTAAAGCAGGTATTGAGGGTGAAACCGGTGTTATGATGTATTTTGACAGAGTTAGTGATGCCCCATATTTGTCTATTATAAGAAAATGTGATATAAATTTAGTTGCAAATATTGAAAAGGAAATACCCAGAGGCTGGATAAGTGAAGATGGATTTGGAGTAAATGAAAAGTTCATTGAATATGCTAAGCCACTTATAATGGGTGAACTTTCAAATATTGTATGTGATGGAATACAAAGTCATATAAGTAGTCTAAAGTAA